One stretch of Natronolimnobius baerhuensis DNA includes these proteins:
- a CDS encoding DUF5828 family protein: MEESISGFKVRGDWGDVVEHGERITHALRDAGTHDEALEDASLVDAYEEWDEWRPKAHETLESDVSEKTADQASVEEGKGEKAGKNPDEDIKTAGEKLSESYEQLEEDDPDAAVDNWKESIDYVARAADSASRKALRRVEDTVYQNVMTQLAPYYFDNELVSANIQQSARGVDNGEQFVFEVNVNDDELKDHVSDRLAEYDDEIDRWHVAVEKDTDAAEAIEGAEPPPEPDEESQSTTN, encoded by the coding sequence ATGGAAGAGAGTATCTCGGGATTCAAGGTCCGCGGTGACTGGGGTGACGTCGTCGAACACGGCGAACGCATCACACACGCCCTGCGGGACGCCGGTACCCACGACGAGGCGCTCGAGGATGCATCGCTCGTCGATGCCTACGAAGAGTGGGACGAGTGGCGACCGAAGGCACACGAAACGCTCGAGAGCGACGTCAGCGAGAAAACGGCCGACCAAGCAAGCGTCGAGGAAGGCAAAGGGGAAAAAGCCGGCAAGAACCCGGACGAAGACATCAAAACTGCGGGTGAGAAGCTCTCGGAGTCCTACGAGCAACTCGAGGAGGATGATCCTGATGCAGCCGTCGACAACTGGAAGGAGTCAATCGATTACGTCGCGCGCGCGGCCGACTCGGCCAGCCGCAAGGCGCTTCGACGGGTCGAGGACACGGTGTATCAGAACGTGATGACCCAACTCGCACCCTACTATTTCGATAACGAGCTGGTCAGTGCGAATATCCAGCAGTCAGCGCGCGGCGTCGACAACGGCGAGCAGTTCGTCTTCGAGGTCAACGTCAACGACGACGAATTGAAAGACCACGTCTCGGATCGACTCGCCGAGTACGACGACGAGATCGACCGCTGGCACGTCGCCGTCGAGAAAGATACCGACGCAGCTGAAGCAATCGAAGGCGCAGAGCCGCCGCCGGAACCAGACGAAGAATCGCAGTCGACGACGAACTGA
- a CDS encoding amino acid ABC transporter permease yields MSGAKATGSDRLRASFDDTGRGLMVLVGVAFWGWLVGRWLYDWTLARVGIGPGAGESFLPSAPFESAAATFEGTVAPIGPIDIPMGWVGTIFDGIALAIDISPALAAGAWYTIVLTGVSIGLGFFIAVPVAVLRVYGGPFRWLSLAYTELIRGTPLLAQLFVLYYGLPLAVWLNDVSVVGQGFVPEYAFWIAIVGFTINGSAYQAEYIRGALESVDEGQLTAARAIGLSRLEGIRYVVLPQTLRYAIPAWTNELVYLIKYSSLAGFITVPELYYRASRIASSTFEYMPIYALLALVYIGIVLSATTLMEYVERRVSVPGIGGAEGRQQGGAE; encoded by the coding sequence ATGAGCGGGGCAAAAGCCACTGGAAGCGACCGGCTGCGTGCGTCGTTCGACGACACCGGCCGCGGGCTGATGGTGCTCGTCGGCGTCGCCTTCTGGGGCTGGTTGGTCGGGCGCTGGCTCTACGACTGGACGCTCGCTCGCGTCGGTATCGGTCCCGGCGCGGGCGAAAGCTTCCTCCCGAGTGCGCCGTTCGAGTCAGCAGCCGCGACGTTTGAGGGAACAGTTGCCCCAATCGGCCCGATTGATATCCCGATGGGGTGGGTTGGGACGATCTTCGATGGCATCGCGCTGGCGATTGACATCTCGCCGGCGCTTGCGGCTGGCGCGTGGTACACCATCGTCCTAACGGGCGTCAGCATCGGGCTCGGCTTTTTCATCGCCGTTCCCGTTGCCGTCCTGCGCGTCTACGGCGGGCCGTTCCGCTGGCTCTCGCTCGCCTACACCGAACTGATCCGCGGGACGCCGTTGCTCGCGCAGTTGTTCGTCCTCTACTACGGCCTGCCACTTGCCGTCTGGCTCAACGATGTCTCGGTCGTCGGGCAGGGCTTCGTCCCCGAGTACGCCTTCTGGATCGCCATCGTCGGCTTTACTATCAACGGCTCGGCCTACCAAGCCGAGTACATCCGCGGCGCACTCGAGAGCGTCGACGAGGGACAACTGACGGCCGCTCGAGCCATCGGCCTCTCGCGACTCGAGGGGATTCGCTACGTCGTGCTCCCGCAGACGCTGCGCTATGCGATTCCGGCATGGACAAACGAACTCGTCTACCTGATCAAGTACTCCTCGCTGGCCGGATTCATCACGGTGCCAGAACTGTACTATCGCGCGAGCCGGATCGCCTCCTCGACGTTCGAGTACATGCCGATTTACGCGCTGTTAGCGCTCGTCTACATCGGCATCGTGCTCTCGGCGACGACCCTCATGGAGTACGTCGAGCGTCGCGTTTCTGTCCCTGGAATCGGCGGCGCGGAGGGTCGACAACAGGGTGGTGCAGAGTAA